The following proteins come from a genomic window of Larimichthys crocea isolate SSNF chromosome XV, L_crocea_2.0, whole genome shotgun sequence:
- the pex10 gene encoding peroxisome biogenesis factor 10, with the protein MPLAPANQSQLVRSSQKDEYYRTSLRNNANEAFQTLAGSKRWLDWRREIELLSDLAYYGLTTFSGYQTLGEEYVNIVQVDPTKRQIPSWARRGLFVFCHAYFPYLLGKVLVCLENELEGGQESRSGVGRRQAASGLWSLESWLRRWMLRAVGLLSESQRKACLPAVFVLQQSLTLLHRLHVALFYISGSFYHLSKRAAGISYLRVTGPNSDDGTIRSTYRLLGAVSLLQLLITVCLQLNNFRQRQRARQEWKLYRNLSPQRTQSLRSRISRCILCLEERRHSTSTPCGHLFCWECITEWCNTKAECPLCREKFQPHRLVYLRNYS; encoded by the exons ATGCCCCTCGCTCCTGCTAACCAGTCGCAGCTGGTTCGGTCCAGTCAGAAGGACGAATATTACCGAACCTCTCTGAGGAACAACGCCAACGAAGCTTTTCAGACACTTGCAG GATCTAAAAGATGGCTGGActggaggagagagatagagcTGCTGTCAGACCTTGCATACTACGGATTAACGACATTCTCGG GTTACCAAACTCTGGGTGAGGAATATGTCAACATCGTCCAGGTGGATCCCACTAAACGTCAAATCCCCTCATGGGCCAGACGGGGCCTCTTTGTCTTCTGCCATGCCTACTTCCCTTACCTCCTGGGCAAGGTCCTTGTGTGCCTGGAGAACGAGCTGGAAGGTGGGCAGGAGAGCCGCAGTGGTGTCGGTCGGCGGCAGGCTGCATCTGGGCTGTGGAGCCTGGAGTCCTGGCTCAGGAGGTGGATGCTGAGGGCGGTGGGGCTGCTGTCGGAGTCTCAGAGAAAGGCGTGTCTACCGGCTGTGTTCGTCCTCCAGCAGAGTCTGACCCTCCTGCACCGACTCCACGTGGCTCTGTTCTACATCAGCGGCTCTTTCTATCACCTGTCCAAGAGGGCAGCTGGAATCAGCTAT ctgcgTGTGACAGGGCCGAACAGCGATGACGGGACCATCAGAAGCACTTACAGACTGCTGGGAGCCGTGtccctcctccagctgctcatcactgtttgtctgcagctcaACAacttcagacagagacagagagccagGCAGGAGTGGAAGCTCTACAGGAACCTCAG TCCCCAGCGTACACAGAGCTTAAGATCCAGAATTTCCCGCTGTATCCTCtgcctggaggagaggagacactCCACGTCCACTCCCTGTGGACACCTCTTCTGCTGGGAGTGCATCACAGAGTGGTGCAACACCAAG GCAGAGTGCCCGCTGTGTCGGGAGAAGTTCCAGCCTCATAGACTAGTGTACCTGAGGAACTACAGCtag